A window of Macrococcus sp. 19Msa1099 genomic DNA:
TACGTTAGACAGATCCGTTGAACAAGGAAAAGTAACGCAGTTTATAGCATCTGATAACGTCGCAGGGGGTAAGATGGCAGGGGAATATATCGTTAAACAAGTAGGAGAAAAAGCAAGTGTCGGCGAACTTGAAGGCGTGCCTGGTGCCAGTGCAACGCGTGAAAGAGGAAAGGGATTCCATATTGTTGCTGACAAACAATTAACAGTAGCATCAAAACAAACGGCTAAATTCAATAGAGCAGAAGGTTTGAATGTCACTCAAAATATGATCCAGTCACACCCTGACATTAAAGCAATATTTGCCCATAATGATGAAATGGCACTAGGTGCGATTGAGGCAATTGGTACAAAAGACATACTCGTCGTTGGCTTCGATGGCAATGACGATGCGATGAAATCTATCAAAAATAAAAAACTAGATGCAACCATTGCACAACAACCCGCATTGATGGGTGAAGATGCAGTTAAAGCAATATTAGATTTAAAAGATGGAAAGAAAATTAAATCAGAAGTAAAAGTACCACTGAAACTTGTGGAACAATAAAGAAGGAAAAAGACCTGCAAAATATAAATTTGCAGGTCTTTTTGAAGATTAAGGTATATAATTTAAGATTTTAAAATTTATATTTTATGAGTTATTAATCATTTTCTATAAATGTATCCGCTATTTCTAATCACATAAAATTTCTAAAACAATAAGAGAATAAAAAAATTTCTTTCATTTAAAACATCATACTCTTTTTGCAAAGAAATTTGATAAATCATACTTCAGCTTTTCATGATTAATCCTTCTTATAAGTACGTCGATTGTAAAATTAAGCTAGACAACAAAAAAGCCTTCTATGCTAAACTCAATATGTATTTCCGACCAAAGAAAACATAAGGAGTTAGTACAGAATGGCCTATAAAACATCTTAACACGGATGAACTCACGTTCATAGAAACATATTATGATCAAATCGAAGGTGAGAAATTGTCTAGCTTATTTTGACAAATGAAAGTATTAAATCAATATTAAATTTGTTCTTCTATCAAGTACATGTCATATTAATGCTTATAATCTCCGTTAATGATTTCAACCATTTCAATGTTTACGATATCTTTATTTGTTGTATAGTTCACCTCAACGTGATAATTATTAGTTTTAATGCTATCATATATCGTTTTATGAGTATTTTCATATTCTTCAAAAGGTACAGCCCAGTGGCCTTTTAGATTGATGATACTCACATTTTGATCTTCTACATCAATTGTAATGGAATGAATCGGATAATTATTGTCATCAATATTCGGACCTGTTCCATTCTTTAATTCAAAGCTAAAATTATCGTATACTGCAGTCCCATCTTTACTCTCAGCAGTATTAGTTTTTTAATCATTATATGGATCTTTGTCCGTTTCTTTTAACAATCCGAACCCTTCAATTTCAAAAGTATTTCGCTTAATAGATTCAGCGAAGCACTCTGATAATATATCTGGAACATTATAATGACTGAAACCATCTACCAATGTAATATTCTCTTCATCTTCATTCTCATTATCTTCATTCATCTAAGACTCATTCATTCTTATTTTCATGATGTCATAAGTTAGGTCGGCTATATCTTTATTAGCTACTATCTTTTTTTGTATATCTTCGCTAATATTTAAAATATTAATATCAATAGAATGCACCTTTTTCTGAGAGACATTAACTACGAAATTATCATATTCATAGGATGTAACCTCTAAGACATCTTTATACTTCTCAGAAAACTTATTAAAGTCTTTTATACCAATTTCATTTGCCATGTTTTCATCAATTTTGTCAGTAGAAACACTTATAGCTTTCCCTAGCTTTTTTTCAATAAGATTTTCGTCACTATTTATCTTAATGCTGTTTACATTAAACTGACCATTTTTAAGATAATTACCAAATATTTATCTCGAGGGTCTATATTTAATTCAAGTCTAGTTCCTTCTTTACCTTTAGTTATTTGAAATATTTCTTGTACACTATTTTGATTAATTACTGATGCAGTTGAATTTTTATCGTTTGATGCATTATTACATGCCCCTAATAATAATGATACTGAAGTAAAAGCTATCGCAAATTTTTTCATTTTAATCGTCTCCAAATTAATGTTTTTTCAATTGCTACGATAATATGTTGTTAATATTATAAAAACAATACATTTTTCCTTGAATTTACATCAGTAAATCTCTCGATAGCAGCAGCGCTGTCGACCATTTGTCATGCCATATTGATCAGTATCTTTGACTGATATCCAATTGAGATACAAGCTGGCATGGCGTGCTATAGCGCATCTTACTAAATAATTATAAGCTCAGTACTGATTAGGTGCTGAACTTTATTAGAGGAATGATTATTAGATAGGTTACACTCTATTTCACTTGATTCCAATAAAATAGTGTAAGACTTTATTTTTTATAATATTGATTGCTTGCGAAAAAAATGTAAAAATATAAAAAAGGACTAGTATTATATTGGGATGATGTATATAATAAAATTTGTTAAAACTTACGCTATGTTTTATGGTAATGATTGAAAGAATGGTTGTAGTTGCATGATAATATTGCACAATATAAAAAGAATAAGAAAGTGGTGATGAGCATTAACAAATTATTAAATTTGCTGACGAGCCTTATAATTGTAATTACTTTCTGCTTGAGCCCGAGCTTTGCTTCAGCACAAGATAATGATAGCGTTCCTGAAACTAGTAATCCGAATATGTTGTATGTGGAGCAGAAGGGTGAAAGTAATAATAAGGTACTGTGGCATCTGAAGGCGAATGAAGCGAATTCAAGATTGAAGGACGTAGTCATTAAAATGGAACTGCAAGGTGGGCATGATGTCAATCTTGTAGAATTAAATACTTTGCTCAATGCTAAAGGGATAACAGTGACGCAACCAGATCCGCAAAAGAAAGTATTTCTACTGAGCATCAAAGCATTAGAGGAACCATTAAATGTTGAGTTTTCTTCTGTAATTACAGATAATCAGCAGTCAAATTACAAGTTGTCGTTATCAGCAGACATAAATCAGCACGTTACAGCAAGCGATATCTACTTTGTTAAAACACAACTAAGTGGAAAGCTTCAATATAAGGATGTGCCTGATAAAGTAACACCTCCGGCACTAGAAGTTGAACTGATTGATAAGCAGCATCAGACTGTTGTCGACCGTACTGTTGTAAATCCTGATCATCTCGAATATACATTTGATCAACTCAACAAATTTAACATTGATAATCAGCTGATAGAGTATGAAGTGCGCCCTAAGGCAACTGGCAACTACAAAGTTGATGTAAAGTCAAACGATATCTTACTGCAGTATCTTTCCGCAAAGATAGAAGGGGATGTTCGTAACGAGTCGGGCAAACCGCTAAATATAAAGATTATCAATAAAGCAACAGGATCAATCGTAGATGAAGTGCTGGTAGACGGAGCACAATCTCGTTATACAAAAGACAACCTACCGCTTAACGATGACCAAGGAAATGGAATCGATTACGATATTAAAGTAGAGGACACAGAAGGATTTAAGGCTACAACGTCAAAATTTGATATTGAAGTCACTAAAGATAAATCAGCAGATACTCATCCTGAGAATAGTGTAGAAACAAAACAAGACGACCAGCCTAAAGCAGACGTTAAAGTAGCGGAGAAAGATGAAGCATCAGCCGAGCCTACAGCACGACCAAAGGTAGAGGATAAAGCAAAGGCAGAGGATAAAGCAAAGGCAGAGGATAAAGCAAATGAAATATCTGCAAAGCAAGATATAAATAAAAGTACTACGAATAATTCATTGAAAAGATCGTTAGTCTATGCAGCACCTAAAGAAATCCCGCTGCTTAGCACATTCAGCCTTGCAAACGTCAACTTACTGGGCTTTGCACCAATGAACAATGTAGCTGGAGTAGCTGACGATCCATATCCTACATATAAAGGGCAAATCAGCAACATGGCTTGGGATGAAAAAGGACTGTATCGCAATAGAACTCCACAGCCTGTTGAATATAATGAATCATTTCAGTGGAAAAAAGCACAACCGACTTCAACTGAAAATGAATATGCAATTGATTTAAAAACACAAGGCCGTGCATC
This region includes:
- a CDS encoding substrate-binding domain-containing protein, whose amino-acid sequence is MKRILPLLLIALLTLSACSLEPPAYLKEDKANKSNKDITIGVSLSTLNNPFFVSIKEAIQKEAKNNNFKIKVVDAQDDSAKQSNDIDDLIQQQVDYLIINPTDSAAISSAVQNANAQDIPVITLDRSVEQGKVTQFIASDNVAGGKMAGEYIVKQVGEKASVGELEGVPGASATRERGKGFHIVADKQLTVASKQTAKFNRAEGLNVTQNMIQSHPDIKAIFAHNDEMALGAIEAIGTKDILVVGFDGNDDAMKSIKNKKLDATIAQQPALMGEDAVKAILDLKDGKKIKSEVKVPLKLVEQ